Proteins from one Lachnospiraceae bacterium genomic window:
- a CDS encoding serine hydrolase, whose amino-acid sequence MHSGLTLEKRIAAELASYDGMMGIYLDDLKGNVVAIHEDEPFETASTIKTYILAALYEQVEEGTLSLEDSLIYKKEHFVEGSGVFRELSYGATLTVRDVARLMMVISDNIATNMMIDYIGLDQINACIQRLGCFDTILHNPIDFERYERLGTSTPKDYASLFTRLARRELISHRASEEMIAILKRQHYNCMITRDFPPYFLDCEDTGEEELIYVASKSGCMDACRNDGGIVHTPYGDYVIVMMHKNFSDSIYHDEHPAYVFGAKVSRMILDQYLALEGRLRL is encoded by the coding sequence ATGCATTCTGGTTTAACATTAGAAAAACGAATTGCGGCAGAGCTCGCCAGCTATGATGGAATGATGGGCATATATCTGGATGATTTAAAGGGAAATGTAGTTGCGATTCATGAAGATGAGCCCTTTGAGACAGCAAGTACGATCAAGACGTATATATTGGCGGCGTTATATGAGCAGGTTGAGGAAGGAACGCTTTCATTAGAAGATTCATTGATATATAAGAAAGAGCATTTTGTAGAAGGCAGTGGTGTTTTTCGGGAGCTAAGCTATGGAGCTACGTTGACTGTCCGCGATGTTGCAAGATTGATGATGGTCATTAGCGATAATATTGCGACAAATATGATGATTGATTACATAGGATTGGATCAAATCAATGCCTGCATTCAGCGTTTGGGCTGTTTCGATACAATTTTGCATAATCCGATTGATTTTGAACGCTATGAGCGATTAGGTACCTCTACGCCTAAGGATTATGCGAGTCTATTTACTCGTTTGGCAAGGCGGGAGCTCATCAGCCATAGGGCGAGTGAGGAGATGATTGCAATTCTGAAACGGCAGCATTATAATTGTATGATTACCAGAGATTTTCCGCCCTATTTTCTTGACTGCGAGGATACGGGAGAGGAGGAGCTGATTTATGTAGCTTCTAAAAGCGGCTGCATGGACGCCTGTCGTAATGATGGCGGTATTGTGCATACGCCTTATGGCGATTATGTGATTGTGATGATGCATAAAAACTTTTCAGATTCGATCTATCATGACGAGCATCCGGCTTATGTTTTTGGCGCGAAGGTTAGCCGTATGATTTTAGATCAATATTTAGCGCTGGAGGGAAGGTTACGCCTTTAA
- a CDS encoding sulfide/dihydroorotate dehydrogenase-like FAD/NAD-binding protein has protein sequence MFRIIHKEVLNPTVTKMEIEAPLIAKKAQPGQFIILRVDEKGERIPLTIADYDRQKGTITIIFQIVGATTERLNHLNEGDALQDFVGPLGKATETEGLKKVAVIGGGVGCAIAYPVAKKLHEEGAEVHSVIGFRSQDLVILEREFAGVSDELRICTDDGSYGSKGLVTDALKELIAAGNVYDEVIAIGPLIMMKFICQLTKEYGIKTVVSMNPIMIDGTGMCGGCRLTVGGKTQFACVDGPDFDGHEVDFDEAMARAAMYKPFEKKAHEEACHLFKQAE, from the coding sequence ATGTTTCGGATTATTCATAAAGAGGTTTTAAATCCAACCGTAACGAAAATGGAGATAGAGGCTCCTCTAATTGCTAAAAAAGCGCAGCCGGGACAATTTATTATCCTGCGCGTGGATGAAAAGGGAGAAAGGATTCCGCTGACGATTGCAGATTATGACCGGCAAAAGGGAACGATTACGATTATTTTTCAGATTGTGGGAGCTACCACGGAGCGGCTCAATCACTTAAATGAGGGAGATGCCCTGCAGGATTTTGTCGGCCCGCTTGGAAAAGCCACAGAAACAGAGGGACTGAAAAAGGTTGCGGTTATCGGCGGAGGCGTAGGCTGCGCGATTGCGTATCCGGTTGCGAAGAAGCTGCACGAGGAAGGCGCCGAGGTGCACAGTGTAATCGGATTTCGCAGTCAGGATTTAGTGATTTTAGAAAGGGAATTTGCAGGTGTCAGTGATGAGCTGCGTATCTGTACCGATGATGGATCTTACGGCAGCAAGGGGCTTGTAACAGATGCTTTAAAAGAGCTGATAGCGGCAGGAAATGTATATGACGAGGTGATTGCCATCGGGCCTCTGATTATGATGAAGTTTATTTGCCAGCTGACAAAGGAGTATGGGATTAAAACAGTCGTTTCTATGAACCCGATCATGATCGACGGAACCGGTATGTGCGGCGGCTGCCGCCTGACAGTAGGAGGAAAAACACAGTTTGCATGCGTGGATGGACCGGATTTTGATGGGCATGAAGTAGATTTTGATGAGGCAATGGCGCGTGCGGCTATGTATAAGCCTTTTGAGAAAAAGGCGCATGAAGAGGCTTGTCATCTTTTTAAGCAGGCAGAGTAA